TGTTTAAAACTGACAATCGGGATAGTTACTATCCTGAGCTATTGCAGTCAAACCTATTTTGTTGATTCAGCAAGAGTTGTGTCACTGGACGAAGAATTGGACAACCTATCGTCACACTCAGAACTATTGTTGAATAATTCAGTGTTGTACAATGTGACAGACTTTCACCTCATCGTTAACCTGACCAACGTGACTATAAACGGTCCAGCCAATATAACGTGTGGATATGGAGTAGGCCTCGTGTTCATCAACATCACTGGACTCACTCTAACTGGCATCACCATCCATGAGTGTGGACTAACTGGTGATAACCTAACCATTGTCAATGATATAATTCACAATAAGGTGGTCACGTCCTACCGGTTTAGACCGGGAATTAAGGTTGCAGTTTTTATGATAGGATCCACTGACTTAGCACTTCACAATGTTACAGTGACTAAAACACAAGGAATTGGTATGGTGTGTGTTAATGTTCTCGGCATGGTTACATTTAGTGATGTGATGTTCCAGAGCAATAGACCTGCTAGCATGGATGAATGTTACAAGTGTCTTTTCCCATTTATAATAAATGCTGATCGATGTGCATTTAACCCATCGTCAGTCAGTGGTTCATTGTTATTCTTATACGTAAACAATCGTGATGGATATCCTAGGCTTGATACTAACGTGAATATCACTCGAGGTACTTTTGTTGACAATCTTTCGTGTTCTGTGTCAGATATATTAAATATTGATGCAGTCCAGTTTCCATCATTATCTATAACAGATCGGAATGCCACAGCTACTGGAGGGATCAAACTTATTTTGGCTCAGGACCAGGGTAGATATTATGTCACTACCCGTATTGTTGCTGCAGTATTCAAAAACAATTATGCTTTCTTAGGATCTGCCATAAGTGTTGACATATTCTATGATGCATCGTCCAGCAATGTGTCAATTGAAAACAGCATATTTTTACAAAACGGTATGTTTTATGATAAGGTTCCAACGTATGGAGGCAGTATTAGTGTAGTTACTAACATCCGTCCATTTCAAATTGCTGTGCTTGAGCTTGAAACAAAGCATTTCTTTAATGTAAAGGgttgtaattttagtggcaatTCAGCTATGCTTGGTGGAGCCATTGCATTTGGAGACATTTTATCGTCTAATTTCTATGCTAACATATCCCAGTGTAAATTTGACAACAATGTAGGGTTGTCTGGTAGTTGTATTGGTGCATATGGTATACTAGAAAATTCTACGGCAATAACGTTAGAAGATTGCTTGTTCAGAAATAACTTGGTGAATGACACTTCACAATCTTATTATGGTACTATCGTCTTTGAAAGAATCAGTACTAAAATTCGTAACACTACTTTTTCCGATAACATTGGTACAGCAGTTAGTCTTTCAGCGTCCCTATTAGCGATGGATGGTAATATTGAAGTTCAACATAACATGGCATTTATTGGGGGCGCATTAAACTTACGATCCAACTCCAGAATTCTTGTGTTAAACAACTCAAACATTTTGTTTGCAAATAATCAAGCTCTCTACATAGGTGGAGCAATTAATGTTGAATTTGTTAGTGACCTATACTGTCCCATCTATTTTGGCATATATGATCCCTATTGTTTGTTGACAGAAACTTGTTACTCCCAAGACTATAACATTTCAGTGTCTTTTATCAATAATACAGCAGTATTGGGATCTGCCATATTTGGATATATTTTGGGATGTCCCTGGTTACATCAGGAAGGATTTAATATTACAAATGATGATGCTCTGCAATTTATTGAAGCAAACTTTAATGACATTCTGAAGTTTACTCCCAATATTACGGGTAATGATAATGTCATCTCTAGTTACAGTGTGATGATTAATACTAGCACTACTAACATTACTGCCATTCCAGGTCAGGTGACTACAATATTGTTGAGTGCTATTAACTACTATAACAAAAGTGCCATCAGTGTAGTATCTACTAATGCATTTACACAAGGAGCTTTGGCAAGTCAGAACTATTCAGCAGAATTGGAGGACCCTGGATTTCAGCTAATCCGTGGAACTACTCCTATATCTATTCAGATTAATGGCTCACAGAATACTAATGTTAATGTTACTATCTATTCTTCATTATCCCGTGCTCAGTTAAGTATTCCAGTACACTTAAAAAGTTGTCCACCATTTGGTTTTATTTACATTGGTAAATCTTGTGTGTGTGATCCAGCTTTAGAGAACCGTGGTGTAACTTGCAACTTCACCAGTGGCAGACTGAAGAGACCAAAAAATAAATGGATGGGAAATGTGAATGCTAAAGCTGTTGTATTGACGTGTGTGCAAAATTACTGTTCTGGCAGAAGGTCAATTGACCCATTTGATTTAGATGATCAGTGTGTAGATTATCGTAGTGGAGTGTTGTGTGGTGGTTGTCGGGAAGGTTATTCTGCTCGTATTGATCTCTCTGGCTGCACTAACACTTGTTCAGGAATTTCTAATGTAATTATTTGGCTAACGTATCTGGTGCTTAGTGCACTGTTATTGCTGATATTTGTACTTGTTCTACATATTTATGTGTCAGATGGTTATTTATATGGAGTGATTTTCTACCTAAATGTTCTTTCTACATTTAGAAATGCTTTCTTTCGTAGGTCTCATATTTTTTTAAGTGTTATTGGAGCAAATTACCAAGACTGTTTGTATGAAGGGGTTACTTTTTTGGTTACAGGTGCACTGCAATTTATTTTACCAGCATATGTGTTCCTTTTCATGGGAGCGTTAACATTAATAaccaaaaaatttaataatattaatagaaGATTTTCATTTAACTTCACTAAAGCATTTGCTACCTTTCTATATGTGACGTACAATTATCTACTGAGTACTAGTTTTACTATTTTAGTGTCCAGACGAATCAAAACTTCATCAGGAACTGTTGTTCGTTGGAGAACAGATCCCAATGTCAAATACTTCCATGGCTGGCATGGTCTTCTGGGAGCAATCTCTATTTTGATGTTACTGGTATTGTCACTAGTCGCTCTAGTTCTCTTGTTTCCTGGTGTGGCGTATCGATTTAAAGTTGTGCAGAAACTAAAGCCTTTAATGGATGCCTTTCAAGCTCCATTTAAACTACGATATCATTTTTGGATTGGCCTACAACTCTTCATTCGCATAATTTTGAATATTTTAGTCATTGCTGTGCCTGAGCGTTACCAACTCTACTGTGTTGGTCTAATTGTCTCAATCCTACTGTATGTCCAAACATTTACTTTGCCATACAAGGAATTGGCTAATTCTTGGAATTTAAGGAATTACTTAGAAAGTCTTTTGTTACTATTTTTGTTGGTACATATAATTGAAGTGGAATCAACAGACGTGTTAGTGGTATCTGCAATTTGCTACTCCATCTTTGTGATCATATATACAGGAATTGTGATTTACTATATCTTGCATCGTTTTCCAAGGCTCAAACAACTGGTTCGTTGTAGTCCATGTAAGAAAAAGGAAGAAACTGTTGACACCACATATGTTACTAATATTAATGAGAGTGTTGATGACATTGAGTTGGTATTCTCCAAATCATTAAGAACCGATTATCCTAATGTGAGCACGACTGATATTACTGTTACTGAAGAGGGCATTCCGGAAGCTATTAATTATACAGAGTTTAGAGAACCTTTGCTGGAAAATGATTATTCCTAAAAGTTGTATAGTCATTCAAGTGTGCACGTGTGTTTGTTATTATGTAATGGATTTTAAGCAGTTACTGTCACTAAAGTGGGACTTGAAACTTTTGtagaaacaaacaaacaaaaaaaaagagtTTGCAATGGCAGTCATGAGAGCTGGGTTTCAGCCTGGTACTCTCCATGTCTGCTAATCAGTAGGCTATTGCAAGTAGGGATTATTGCaatacaataaaaagtgctgaaacaaggaAGATAATTAATCATCTGACATGTAATGCTCATGATCATAATATATTTATTAACTTGTGCAATTAGCCAACATGAGTACTAAAGTATGTGTTGTCAGGTGATATTCAACATTTTTTTGTAATTGGGTCTATATAACTATACTCTGAAACCTCTATATTCCAATGTTCAATGGTGCCAAACAAGTCAATGATGTATGGTGCTATATTAGTGTCACATCAACGTGTACGTACTTGAACTCAGAATGTTGcccaacataattatatattaggCTATAATTGCACAACTCTACAAAACACTGTTTACTGGTAGGCAAAGTAACTGTTCTGCCTGTGacatatacgtatatacacGGAGAACATGAAGGGCCAAGCAATCTATTTGCTTATTTTGAATGTTGAAGGTGTGGTGCTCAGTCCTATTTTATTCTTGTGCAATAGCCAACACACCATACAATACTACCCACGAATTGATGACTTGACTTAGCAGAAGCAAAAAGGAATGGAGCATAAAGTGATTTAAGCATTTGGGAAGGGAAGTGACAAACACTgtcaaacagtaaagaaattaAGCTCATAATGTTTGTCATTAGTGAGTTAGTCAGTTGATCACTCAGAAGAACATTCCTTTAAGTTAACATTTCTTAGCAGGTTTCCCTGGAGGTATGTtatcagggctgcccagagaaattgaggggcccagggcaaagagttaaagtggggccccagtaGCAAGGAAGTTTTCATTCTGAATCACGACTTTACCCAAGCTGTAGGTtgaaaaaccaaaaaaaaaaaaaggcatgctgacaatgacaatagctgccctcaccaaccatatctccttatatataagcttgctatactgctcctctgaagaatattgtgactgctctattagagtatctagatattagagtatatcgatcttttaaacaggtattcaaggggcccttcctggggcccctttcaagctggggcccggggcaaaatgccccagttgccctcccgtgggcggccctgtatgTTATTGTATACTTACGGATGGTTTCTGATTGATGGAGAAAATTAATGCAAATCTCCATGATTCCTATACTATAAAGTATTATTAGAATCATACTACCTCATTATTGGCCTGCAGCATTTTACAGTAACTCTCACAAATTTCAGGTTGGAACAGATCCCAATGTCAAATACTTCCACGGCTGGCATGGTCTTCTGGGAGCAATCTCTATTTTGATGTTACTGGTATTGTCACTAGTCGCTCTAGTTCTCTTGTTTCCTGGTGTGGCGTATCGATTTAAAGTAGTGCAGAAACTAAAGCCTTTAATGGATGCCTTTCAAGCCCCATTTAAACTACGATATCATTTTTGGATTGGCCTACAACTCTTCATTCGTATAATTTTGAATATTTTAGCCATTGCTGTGCCTGAACGTTACCAACTCTACTGTGTTGGTTTAATTGTCTCAATTCTACTGTATGTCCAAACATTTACTTTGCCATACAAGGAATTGGCTAATTCTTGGAATTTAAGGAATTACTTAGAAAGTCTTTTGTTACTATTTTTGTTGGTACAATATAATTGAAGTAGAATCAACAGACGTGTTAGTGGTATCTGCAATTTGCTACTCCATCTTTGTGATCATATATACAGGAATTGTGATTACTATATCTTGTGTCGTTTTCCAAGACTCGAACAACTGGTTCATCATGGTCCATGTAAGAAAAAGGGAAAGACTGCTGACACCGTGTGCTAATGACATTGAGTTGGTATTCTCCAAATCATTAAGAACTGATTATCCTGACGTGAGCAGGACTGATATTACTGTTACTGAAGAGGGCATTCCGGAAGCTATTAATTATACAGAGTGTAGAGAACCTTTGCTGGAGAATGATTATTCCTAAAAGTTGTATAGTCATTCAagcgtgcatgtgtgtttgtattatgtatatatgcaATATGTTTTTAAAGGCAGTTACTGTCACTAAAGTAGGACTGGAAACTTTTGTAGAATCTAAAATGACTTGACACTCATGAGAGCTGGGTAACTTGTATATTAGCTTGTGCAAGCATGCATGTTAGGCCATCTTcaacatttttttttgtataattggttcatatagctatatactctaCTCAGAATATTCCGCTGTTCTAATGCATGTAATTAAGGATCATGGACAAGATGTAAGGATGATTAAATTGCATAGTGAATCTTATAGCTAAACATTA
The Dysidea avara chromosome 7, odDysAvar1.4, whole genome shotgun sequence genome window above contains:
- the LOC136260892 gene encoding uncharacterized protein, yielding MRCLKLTIGIVTILSYCSQTYFVDSARVVSLDEELDNLSSHSELLLNNSVLYNVTDFHLIVNLTNVTINGPANITCGYGVGLVFINITGLTLTGITIHECGLTGDNLTIVNDIIHNKVVTSYRFRPGIKVAVFMIGSTDLALHNVTVTKTQGIGMVCVNVLGMVTFSDVMFQSNRPASMDECYKCLFPFIINADRCAFNPSSVSGSLLFLYVNNRDGYPRLDTNVNITRGTFVDNLSCSVSDILNIDAVQFPSLSITDRNATATGGIKLILAQDQGRYYVTTRIVAAVFKNNYAFLGSAISVDIFYDASSSNVSIENSIFLQNGMFYDKVPTYGGSISVVTNIRPFQIAVLELETKHFFNVKGCNFSGNSAMLGGAIAFGDILSSNFYANISQCKFDNNVGLSGSCIGAYGILENSTAITLEDCLFRNNLVNDTSQSYYGTIVFERISTKIRNTTFSDNIGTAVSLSASLLAMDGNIEVQHNMAFIGGALNLRSNSRILVLNNSNILFANNQALYIGGAINVEFVSDLYCPIYFGIYDPYCLLTETCYSQDYNISVSFINNTAVLGSAIFGYILGCPWLHQEGFNITNDDALQFIEANFNDILKFTPNITGNDNVISSYSVMINTSTTNITAIPGQVTTILLSAINYYNKSAISVVSTNAFTQGALASQNYSAELEDPGFQLIRGTTPISIQINGSQNTNVNVTIYSSLSRAQLSIPVHLKSCPPFGFIYIGKSCVCDPALENRGVTCNFTSGRLKRPKNKWMGNVNAKAVVLTCVQNYCSGRRSIDPFDLDDQCVDYRSGVLCGGCREGYSARIDLSGCTNTCSGISNVIIWLTYLVLSALLLLIFVLVLHIYVSDGYLYGVIFYLNVLSTFRNAFFRRSHIFLSVIGANYQDCLYEGVTFLVTGALQFILPAYVFLFMGALTLITKKFNNINRRFSFNFTKAFATFLYVTYNYLLSTSFTILVSRRIKTSSGTVVRWRTDPNVKYFHGWHGLLGAISILMLLVLSLVALVLLFPGVAYRFKVVQKLKPLMDAFQAPFKLRYHFWIGLQLFIRIILNILVIAVPERYQLYCVGLIVSILLYVQTFTLPYKELANSWNLRNYLESLLLLFLLVHIIEVESTDVLVVSAICYSIFVIIYTGIVIYYILHRFPRLKQLVRCSPCKKKEETVDTTYVTNINESVDDIELVFSKSLRTDYPNVSTTDITVTEEGIPEAINYTEFREPLLENDYS